A window of Cottoperca gobio chromosome 16, fCotGob3.1, whole genome shotgun sequence contains these coding sequences:
- the LOC115021054 gene encoding histone H1-like, which translates to MRRNATPKKSASRGAIGDANNMLITARGNTHLKVIKQIGRPTKTPTGRGLGKAGAKRLGRLLKRAIQQEESPARGKDSLPKTPVRLFKHQIQTEAENAPKTNTTKPASPHAPQLVLSVVSQCKHRGGISMAELKQTLAAGGYNVTKKNKPVTPRLVNDETLVRMTRNATLRLNNKSNTKQVRSSIVKSPKPKGILKQSKTASKYSRGAEQSQRQARKTPKAKGKTRRAAAKSHKPTQKTPKARKTPKPSGKKRRSRTNQAVRKAPGKAQRAARRQPKQKRHPYKSVERQPPRRRPRIKTQQRRVARRRSYHD; encoded by the exons ATGCGGAGGAACGCCACACCAAAAAAATCTGCATCCAGGGGCGCAATTGGAGATGCTAATAACATGCTAATAACAGCAAGaggaaatacacatttaaaggtTATAAAACAAATAGGGAGACCGACTAAAACACCGACTGGGAGAGGCCTTGGAAAAGCAGGAGCCAAGCGTTTGGGCCGACTATTGAAACGAGCCATTCAACAGGAGGAGTCCCCAGCGAGGGGGAAGGACTCTCTGCCGA AGACTCCTGTTCGCCTTTTCAAGCATCAGATTCAAACGGAGGCTGAGAATGCACCCAAGACCAACACTACCAAGCCGGCCTCGCCTCACGCCCCCCAGCTCGTCCTCAGTGTGGTCTCCCAGTGCAAACACAGAGGTGGCATCTCCATGGCAGAGCTGAAGCAGACGCTGGCTGCTGGAGGCTACAATGTCACCAAGAAGAACAAGCCGGTGACTCCAAGGCTGGTTAACGATGAGACACTTGTTCGAATGACAAGGAATGCAACACTCAGACTCAACAATAAG AGCAACACAAAGCAAGTAAGGTCAAGCATTGTGAAATCCCCAAAACCAAAAGGAATTCTGAAGCAGAGCAAAACAGCCAGCAAATACTCCAGAGGAGCAGAGCAGTCACAGAGACAAGCCAGGAAGACTCCCAAAGCAAAAGGCAAGACTCGCAGAGCGGCAGCCAAATcacacaaaccaacacagaAGACGCCCAAAGCAAGAAAAACACCAAAGCCATCAGGGAAGAAACGCAGATCTAGAACCAACCAAGCGGTTCGAAAGGCACCAGGAAAGGCTCAAAGGGCTGCGAGACGTCAACCAAAGCAAAAGCGACATCCATATAAATCCGTTGAGAGACAGCCACCAAGACGGAGGccaagaataaaaacacagcaacgTCGGGTTGCTAGGAGAAGATCTTACCACGATTAG
- the emg1 gene encoding ribosomal RNA small subunit methyltransferase NEP1 encodes MAAPIDKKRGLEHLDEYEPKPAKHLRSLHDRMSERRLVVVLEGASLETVKVGKTFELLNCDQHKNIILKNGRNPGHIRPDITHQCLLMLMDSPLNRAGLLQVYVHTEKNALIEINPQTRIPRTFTRFCGLMVQLLHKLSVRAADGPQRLLRMIKNPVSDHLPPGCPRMSTSFSATAEAVCPRSLVPEGPATVVIGAFAHGAVNVDYTEKTVSISNYPLSAALTCAKMCSAFEEVWGVL; translated from the exons ATGGCGGCTCCCATTGACAAGAAGCGTGGTCTTGAACATTTGGACGAATATGAGCCAAAACCAGCCAAACACCTCCGCAGCCTGCACGACCGCATGTCGGAGAGGAGACTGGTTGTTGTTCTGGAGGGAGCGTCGTTAGAAACAGTGaag GTCGGAAAAACCTTTGAGCTGTTAAACTGTGACCAACACAAAAATATCATCCTCAAAAATGGAAGGAATCCGGGACACATAAGACCAGACATCACACACCAG TGTCTGCTCATGTTGATGGACAGTCCACTGAACAGGGCGGGCCTGTTGCAGGTTTACGTCCACACAGAGAAAAACGCTTTGATAGAGATCAACCCACAGACCCGCATCCCAAGAACCTTCACTCGCTTCTGTGGCCTGATGG TTCAGCTGCTGCACAAGCTGAGCGTCAGGGCTGCTGACGGTCCTCAGAGGCTTCTGAGGATGATTAAAAACCCAGTGTCTGACCACCTGCCTCCCGGCTGCCCCCGCATGTCCACCTCCTTCTCTGCTACTGCAGAGGCCGTCTGTCCTCGGTCTTTGGTGCCAGAGGGACCAGCCACAGTGGTGATTGGAGCGTTTGCACATGGAGCG GTGAACGTGGACTACACGGAGAAAACGGTGTCCATCAGTAACTACCCCCTCTCTGCGGCACTGACCTGTGCCAAGATGTGCTCTGCCTTCGAGGAAGTGTGGGGTGTCCTGTGA
- the nop2 gene encoding 28S rRNA (cytosine(4447)-C(5))-methyltransferase encodes MGRKLDPTNQVKRGPGRKSKKQQGAETELAKFIPDEETAPKRMSSRGRKRAAKRVLNTKKPKAAEEQPKTGFTDENSKWLKPVKRKRKIGEAESEDDSDEHWEQEEDEEEEEQLQAKKGGKLEIQEDDDDDEDMVDDYGALEEGSGDEKAEEQSDEEELLPIERAAKKAKKLKEALGIESDDDDDDDDDDDEDDKEKKKSDSDVDEEDTVQANMDDMDAFRLPGAEESEREGVLPLDLKSIYQRIKDNIDVLCNFSTKREEGKERAEYLSLLKKDLCTYYSYNHFLLDKLMDLFPLSELVDFLEANEIHRPVTIRTNTLKTRRRDLAQALINRGVNLDPLGKWSKVGLVIYDSSVPVGATPEYLSGQYMLQGASSFLPVMALSPQEGELVLDMSAAPGGKTTYIAQLMRNTGMIVANDANADRLKSVVGNIHRLGVTNTVICNYDGRQFPKVMGGFDRVLLDAPCSGTGVIAKDPAVKTSKDEADIQRSAHLQKELILAAIDSVNAESTSGGYLIYCTCSIMVEENEWVVDYALKKRNVKLVPTGLDFGKEGFTRFKERRFHPTLRLSRRFYPHSHNMDGFFVAKLKKFSNVVPTAATGNEEENADAPEATEVTDSSEEEPSKSPKKKKMVPGKAGGLKRKPQTNGTAAKKPASVKTKGKKNSPAGPKKAKIAKMDGETVKASEAKKPAAKTAGGAKASKEGSRFEKKQNKLRKSPMKAKKRMGKNKFRKLKSMLGEDGE; translated from the exons ATGGGTCGCAAGTTGGATCCCACCAACCAGGTGAAGCGAGGACCGGGGAGGAAATCCAAGAAGCAGCAAGGAGCAGAAACTGAGTTGGCCAAGTTCATCCCTGATG agGAAACGGCACCAAAGCGTATGTCGAGTAGAGGCAGGAAAAG AGCTGCGAAAAGAGTCCTGAATACAAAGAAGCCCAAAGCTGCTGAGGAACAGCCCAAGACag GATTCACTGATGAAAACAGTAAATGGTTGAAACCAGTCAAGAGAAAGCGTAAAATTGGTGAAGCTGAAAGTGAAGATGACAGTGACGAACACTGGGAgcaagaggaagacgaggaggaggaggagcagctgcaggcgAAGAAGGGCGGCAAATTAGAAATTcaagaggatgatgatgatgacgaggaTATGGTCGACGACTACGGTGCACTCGAGGAGGGCAGTGGTGACGAAAAAGCGGAAGAAcaaagtgatgaagaggag CTTCTTCCCATTGAGCGTGCAGCCAAGAAAGCGAAGAAGCTGAAGGAAGCCTTGGGCATAGagagtgatgatgatgacgacgacgatgatgatgacgacgaagatgataaagagaaaaagaaatccgATTCTGACGTGGATGAGGAAGACACAGTGCAAGCCAACATGGATGACATGGATGCGTTCAGGCTCCCCGGGGCCGAGGAAAGCGAGAGGGAAG GCGTCCTTCCTCTGGACCTGAAGTCAATCTATCAAAGAATAAAGGACAACATCGACGTCCTCTGTAACTTCTCGACCAAAagggaggaggggaaagagCGAGCGGAGTACCTCTCTCTTCTGAAGAAGGATCTCTGTACTTATTACAGCTACAACCACTTCCTGCTTGACAAACTAATGGACCTCTTCCCTCTCTCAGAG CTGGTTGATTTCCTGGAAGCCAATGAAATTCACAGACCGGTCACTATTCGGACCAACACACTGAAAACAAGGAGGAGGGATCTTGCGCAG GCCTTGATCAACAGAGGAGTGAACCTCGATCCACTGGGGAAATGGTCTAAAGTGGGTTTGGTCATCTACGACTCCTCCGTCCCCGTCG GTGCAACCCCAGAGTACCTGTCTGGTCAGTACATGCTGCAGGGAGCCTCCAGCTTCCTGCCCGTCATGGCGCTCTCTCCACAGGAGGGGGAGTTGGTGTTGGACATGAGCGCAGCTCCAGGAGGGAAGACCACCTATATTG CTCAGCTGATGAGAAACACCGGGATGATTGTGGCGAATGACGCCAACGCTGACAGATTGAAGAGCGTCGTGGGCAACATCCACCGTCTGGGCGTCACCAACACGGTCATCTGCAACTACGATGGAAGACAGTTCCCGAAG GTGATGGGGGGGTTCGACAGAGTGCTGCTCGACGCTCCGTGCTCGGGCACGGGAGTCATCGCTAAGGATCCGGCTGTGAAGACCAGTAAG GACGAGGCCGACATCCAGCGCTCTGCTCACTTGCAGAAAGAACTGATTCTAGCCGCCATCGACTCCGTTAATGCCGAGTCGACTTCAGGAGGATATCTGATCTACTGCACATGTTCCATCATG GTGGAGGAGAACGAATGGGTGGTGGACTACGCGCTAAAGAAAAGGAACGTGAAATTAGTTCCCACTGGACTGGACTTTGGAAAGGAAGGCTTCACCAG GTTCAAAGAACGTCGATTCCATCCGACGCTGCGACTGTCTCGCAGATTCTACCCTCACTCGCACAATATGGACGGATTCTTTGTGGCCAAGCTGAAGAAATTCTCCAACGTAGTTCCAACTGCAGCGACAGGAAACG aagaagaaaatgcaGATGCTCCTGAGGCGACGGAGGTTACAGACTCTTCTGAAGAGGAACCATCCAAAAGtcccaagaagaagaagatggtcCCCGGCAAGGCGGGCGGCTTGAAGAGGAAACCCCAAACCAACGGAACAGCAGCCAAGAAACCAGCGAGCGTCAAGACCAAGGGCAAAAAGAACTCGCCTGCCGGACCAAAGAAGGCAAAGATCGCCAAGATGGACGGAGAGACTGTGAAAGCGTCCGAGGCCAAGAAACCTGCAGCGAAGACGGCGGGTGGCGCTAAAGCGTCGAAGGAAGGGAGCCGGTTTGAGAAGAAGCAGAACAAACTGAGAAAGTCCCCCATGAAGGCCAAGAAAAGAATGGGAAAGAATAAATTCAGAAAGTTGAAGAGCATGTTGGGCGAAGATGGCGAGTGA
- the ing4 gene encoding inhibitor of growth protein 4 gives MAAGMYLEHYLDSIENLPFELQRNFNLMRDLDQRTEDLKGQIDSLAKEYTANARTLSSEQKLSILRQIQQSYSKCKEFGDDKVQLAMQTYEMVDKHIRRLDTDLARFEADLKEKQIESTDYDSTSSKGKKVETRQKEKKTAKTRSKVKSSDEDGSPKSAQKKVKLLQPGEFNSPATNFGNVHPSDVLDMPVDPNEPTYCLCHQVSYGEMIGCDNTDCSIEWFHFACVGLTTKPRGKWYCPRCSQDRKRK, from the exons ATGGCGGCGGGGATGTATTTGGAGCATTATTTGGACA GTATAGAAAACTTGCCCTTCGAGTTGCAGAGAAACTTCAATTTGATGAGGGATCTAGATCAACGCACAGAGG ATCTAAAGGGACAGATAGACTCTCTGGCGAAAGAGTACACAGCCAACGCCCGCACTCTGTCCTCTGAACAGAAGCTGTCCATACTGAGGCAGATTCAGCAGTCTTACAGTAAATGCAAAGAGTTTGGAGATGATAAGGTGCAACTGGCCATGCAGACCTATGAGATG GTCGACAAACACATCAGACGTCTCGACACAGACCTGGCCCGGTTTGAGGCGGACCTGAAGGAAAAGCAGATCGAGAGCACGGACTACGACTCCACCTCCAGTAAGGGGAAGAAAG TTGAAACCAgacagaaggaaaagaagacGGCTAAAACAAGGTCTAAAGTGAAGAGTTCAGATGAAGATGGCAGTCCCAAGAGTGCACAGAAGAAAGTCAAACTCCTTCAGCC aggAGAATTCAACAGCCCCGCCACCAACTTTGGTAACGTGCATCCGTCTGACGTGCTGGACATGCCCGTGGACCCCAACGAACCCACCTACTGTCTGTGTCATCAGGTCTCTTACGGCGAGATGATCGGCTGTGACAACACTGAT TGCTCCATCGAGTGGTTCCATTTTGCATGCGTGGGCCTGACGACCAAACCCAGAGGCAAATG GTATTGTCCACGATGCTCtcaagacagaaagagaaaataa
- the ncapd2 gene encoding condensin complex subunit 1, protein MSWDFFVPVCVGDLVKTGGINQYVVQDVVSPKQLPPSLHKFKAALRSQGPLCILEHFDTGYSVLQHCNSVELGVKEDTLDLLVQVVSGLAASLPALLISTSITAAERKEKLNAVKMSVYLLCKLTETFESASYRQSIITAPGKGGKKGKGGGEGLQQWESERERVLQALVQLLQLDVRSLWNLSLVEEEFISCVTCCCYKLLENPTISHVKSKPTRDCIIHLLGVLIKKYNHLLGASVKVIQLLQHFEQLSTVFAQAVSVWSTEYGVRAIVGEIIREIGQRSSEELARDSSGVKAFASFIAELGILVPELMIPNISVLITHLEGESHTMRVAVCEVLGEILVHVLCGDGLDESGKADRDRFFDTLQEHLHDTHSHVRTRVLQVYTRIVNSKALPLCKYSEVMELGVGRLMDKSINAVKSAIQLLAAFIAHNPYSCKLSSADLKKPLEKEAAKLMEMKEKLGGTAPVAVIKASELWAAMEPELLVTVKTELEPQNETEEEEEGDRDVEEEKEAEDDRATAVKVAQYLRVNKYRNAVRLCIRAHSCFPESERFAALSTLNPETLMDTLALIFKGSDEDTSELSQNLPPTPQKEGEKEGEEGELKKQEMLVQYLKDTETFALQVERAISVINTMLYWKTTSVVQEAVQFCVTVCEFSVANSVIGVRKMLPLVWSTDAAIKDAVVQAYKRLYLNPQGDNIRVKAHTLIESLSELMVDASLGTIQCLEEIVQEFFGSGSLLQSIVVQVLWERFTGKRETSGLHRRAAVLLLGMAARAEREVVLSNLDTLCSVALGEKVTEDFLLARDAVMTISSITDHVRQSKGAPFRLPQDHQLFTCLTQAIAEGVVMEDPYWQSFMQQAVRLLYFLAESPDQLCSRLLQRSARLLLDQIAEGGELNKDATQIQDVTQESNEPVEQVNCVCLAQLLALCGSVAFWQVSHLERSVSTELRRRRGENEEREEKEKGPSSKAKQSANESVMEEELGLMGASAEDTEAELIRKICETELLAEENLLCSFLPLLVRVCSSPGRYSHPQLTTAAWLALSQYMMISPSVCEENIRLMFTVLERSTLPVVRANAIIALGDLIVRFPNILEPWTQNLYARLSDEAPSVRQTAVTVLTQLVLKDVLKVKGQVSEVAVLLIDPEPHITSLALNFFNELATKDNAIYNLLPDIISRLSDPERGMTSEDFNTIMKQLFSYITKERQTESLVEKLCQRFRTAKTERQWCDLALSLSLLSMCERGFKRLQECWECYSDKLTEPGVYQPLLSITAKLRRGAKAQFKAQLDEFEKRLTAVHTRGLENVESPEMDEENQTGGSSEKTVIRTPLPTRGRLKSKRGQAKPSASGRGDDSFVTPQRARRSKKPLITFSSDEEEDEEDAVMAESETPKVTTPIARSSRRCRLRN, encoded by the exons ATGTCGTGGGATTTTTTCGTGCCTGTGTGCGTGGGAGACCTGGTGAAGACTGGAGGAATAAACCAGTATGTTGTTCAAGATGTGGTGTCCCCAAAACAGCTCCCACCCTCTCTCCATA AATTTAAGGCAGCCCTGAGAAGCCAAGGGCCTTTGTGCATATTGGAACACTTTGACACCGGCTACAGCGTGCTACA GCACTGTAACTCAGTGGAGCTGGGTGTGAAAGAGGATACTCTGGATTTATTAGTACAAG TGGTTAGTGGCCTTGCTGCTTCCCTGCCAGCACTTCTCATCTCCACCTCCATCACAGCGGCAGAGCGCAAAGAGAAACTAAATGCAGTTAAAATGAGCGTATACCTGCTCTGCAAACTCACAGAGACCTTTGAGAGTGCCTCCTATAGACAGAGTATTATTACGGCACCTGGAAAG GGTGGTAAAAAAGGCAAAGGTGGCGGCGAAGGGCTGCAGCAGTGGGAGtctgagagggagagggtgCTGCAGGCTCTcgtccagctcctccagctggatgtcCGTTCCCTCTGGAACCTCTCCCTGGTGGAGGAAGAGTTCATCAG CTGTGTGACCTGCTGCTGCTATAAACTACTTGAGAACCCAACCATCAGCCATGTCAAGAGCAAACCCACCAGAGATTGTATAATCCACCTCCTGGGGGTTCTTATCAAGAAGTACAACCACCTCCTTG GGGCAAGTGTAAAAGTGATCCAGTTGCTGCAACACTTTGAGCAGTTGTCAACTGTGTTTGCTCAGGCAGTGTCTGTGTGGAGCACAGAATATGGAGTCAGGGCGATCGTAGGAGAAATTATAAG GGAGATAGGTCAGAGGTCAAGTGAGGAGCTTGCTAGAGATTCGTCCGGGGTCAAAGCTTTTGCTTCCTTCATTGCAGAACTTGGCATCCTGGTGCCTGAATTAATGATCCCAAACATCAGTGTGCTTATCACACACCTGGAAGGAGAG AGCCACACAATGCGTGTAGCTGTGTGTGAGGTGTTGGGGGAGATCCTCGTGCATGTCCTGTGTGGCGATGGGCTTGACGAGTCCGGCAAAGCTGACCGCGACCGCTTCTTtgacacactgcaggaacatCTGCATGACACGCATTCTCATGTCAGGACACGTGTGTTGCAGGTCTATACGCGCATAGTCAACAGCaaa GCGCTGCCGCTGTGTAAGTACAGTGAGGTGATGGAGCTTGGTGTTGGACGACTGATGGACAAATCTATAAATGCAGTGAAGAGCGCCATCCAGCTGTTGGCAGCCTTCATTGCACACAACCCCTATAGCTGCAAG ctGAGCAGTGCCGATCTGAAGAAGCCGCTGGAGAAAGAGGCAGCTAAACTAATGGAGATGAAAGAGAAACTGGGGGGTACAGCACCAG tGGCAGTGATTAAAGCATCTGAGCTGTGGGCTGCCATGGAGCCTGAACTGCTTGTCACTGTCAAGACAGAGCTAGAACCCCAAAATGaaacggaggaggaggaagagggcgaCAGGGACgtggaggaagaaaaggaggcaGAGGACGACAGAGCAACTGCAGTGAAAGTTGCTCAGTACCTCCGTGTCAACAAATACAG gaATGCTGTGCGTCTTTGTATAAGAGCCCACAGCTGCTTCCCTGAATCTGAAAGGTTTGCTGCTCTGTCCACTCTCAACCCTGAGACTTTAATGGACACACTGGCTCTGATATTCAAAG GCTCTGATGAGGACACGtctgagctcagccagaacttGCCACCAACTCCAcagaaggagggggagaaggagggggaggaaggggagcTGAAGAAGCAGGAGATGTTGGTGCAGTAcctgaaagacacagaaacctTCGCCTTACAAGTGGAGAGAGCAATCTCTGTCATTAACACCATGCTCTACTGGAAAACCACTTCAG TGGTCCAGGAGGCTGTGCAGTTTTGTGTGACTGTATGCGAGTTCAGTGTCGCCAACTCTGTCATTGGGGTGAGGAAGATGTTGCCTCTGGTCTGGTCAACTGACGCTGCCATTAAAGATGCTGTCGTTCAGGCCTACAAGCGCCTGTATCTGAACCCTCAAGGAGACAACATCAG GGTAAAAGCCCACACACTTATTGAGAGTCTCTCTGAGCTGATGGTGGATGCATCTCTGGGAACGATCCAGTGTCTTGAAGAAATA GTGCAGGAGTTCTTTGGCAGTGGCAGCCTTCTCCAGTCCATCGTAGTGCAGGTCTTGTGGGAGAGGTTTACTGGCAAACGAGAAACGTCTGGCCTACACCGGCGAGCTGCAGTGTTGCTGCTGGGCATGGCTGCACG GGCAGAGAGGGAGGTCGTCCTCAGTAATTTGGACACTCTTTGTTCTGTGGCTCTGGGAGAAAAGGTGACTGAAGACTTTCTTCTGGCCAGAGACGCAGTTATGACCATCAGCAGCATCACGGACCATGTCAGG CAATCAAAAGGCGCTCCATTCCGACTGCCCCAGGACCACCAGCTGTTCACCTGCCTCACACAGGCCATCGCTGAAG GTGTGGTGATGGAGGACCCTTACTGGCAGAGTTTCATGCAACAGGCGGTCCGTCTCCTCTACTTCCTGGCTGAATCCCCTGACCAGCTGTGCTCCCGGCTGCTCCAGCGCAGCGCTCGTCTCCTACTAGATCAGATCGCAGAAGGTGGCGAACTCAACAAGGACGCCACCCAAATTCAGGACGTAACTCAAGAGTCCAATGAGCCAGTTGAACAAG tgaactgtgtgtgtctggcccAGCTGTTGGCTCTGTGTGGCAGCGTGGCTTTCTGGCAGGTGTCTCACCTTGAGCGCAGTGTGAGCACGGAGCtgcggaggaggagaggcgagaatgaggagagggaggagaaggagaagggccCGTCCAGCAAAGCTAAG CAATCGGCCAATGAGAGCGTTatggaggaggagctggggtTGATGGGTGCCTCTGCTGAAGACACGGAGGCAGAGCTCATCAGAAAGATCTGCGAGACCGAGTTACTGGCTG aGGAGAACCTGCTGTGTTCATTTCTTCCCCTGCTGGTGAGAGTCTGCAGCTCCCCAGGAAGATATTCCCACCCACAGCTCACCACCGCTGCCTGGCTGGCACTCTCTCAGTACATGATGATCAG CCCATCGGTGTGTGAAGAAAACATCCGTCTCATGTTTACGGTGCTGGAGCGCTCCACTCTTCCTGTGGTCAGGGCGAATGCCATAATAGCCCTTGGAGACCTCATCGTCCGTTTTCCAAACATTTTGGAGCCCTGGACACAGAATCTCTACGCCAG GCTCAGTGACGAGGCTCCTTCAGTGAGGCAGACGGCTGTGACAGTTCTTACGCAGTTGGTGCTTAAGGATGTGctcaaggtcaaaggtcaagtcAGCGAGGTGGCAGTGCTGCTAATTGACCCTGAGCCTCACATTACCAGCCTGGCACTGAACTTCTTCAACGAGCTGGCCaccaag GACAATGCGATCTACAACCTGCTGCCAGATATCATCAGTCGCCTGTCTGACCCAGAGAGAGGCATGACCTCGGAGGACTTCAACACCATCATGAA acagCTGTTCTCCTACATCACCAAGGAGAGGCAGACCGAGTCTCTCGTGGAGAAACTGTGTCAGCGCTTCAGGACTGCCAA GACCGAGCGTCAGTGGTGTGACTTggccttgtctctgtctctgctgtccaTGTGTGAGCGTGGTTTTAAGAGGCTGCAGGAATGCTGGGAGTGTTACAGCGACAAGTTAACCGAGCCGGGCGTCTACCAGCCGCTGCTCTCCATCACCGCTAAGCTCCGCCGCGGGGCCAAAGCTCAGTTCAAG GCACAGCTGGATGAGTTCGAGAAGCGGCTGACTGCGGTGCACACACGGGGGCTGGAGAATGTGGAAAGTCCTGAGATGGATGAGGAGAACCAAACGGGAGGATCCTCTGAGAAGACAGTCATTCGTACACCTCTGCCCACCAGAGGCCGACTAAAGTCAAAGAGAG gtCAAGCAAAGCCTTCAGCGTCTGGCCGCGGCGATGACAGCTTTGTGACGCCTCAGAGAGCTCGCCGGTCCAAGAAACCTTTGATCACCTTCagcagtgatgaagaggaggatgaagagg ACGCTGTAATGGCGGAGAGCGAGACCCCCAAAGTGACGACGCCCATCGCCCGCTCGTCCCGCCGATGTCGCCTCAGAAACTGA
- the nppcl gene encoding C-type natriuretic peptide-like — MLCPVLLCATLLLLTPLEITEARALHPSPDAVQFMEQFLEHYNDLLTLDDLENLLNSQPEEQSALSSGAKAAEYPKWADAQPQAETPWLRLLKGSLVNQKRAEPDRSRRGWNRGCFGLKLDRIGSMSGLGC, encoded by the exons ATGTTGTGTCCTGTGCTGCTTTGTGCCACCCTGCTCCTCCTGACACCTCTGGAGATCACGGAGGCTCGCGCTCTGCACCCTTCTCCTGATGCTGTGCAG TTCATGGAGCAGTTCCTGGAGCACTACAATGACCTTTTGACCCTGGACGACCTGGAGAACCTGTTGAACAGCCAACCGGAGGAGCAGTCCGCCCTCTCCTCGGGGGCCAAAGCGGCCGAGTACCCCAAATGGGCCGACGCACAACCGCAGGCGGAGACCCcctggctgcgcctgctgaagGGGAGTCTGGTCAATCAGAAGCGAGCAGAGCCGGACCGGTCACGGAGGGGATGGAACCGAGGCTGCTTCGGGCTGAAGCTGGATCGGATCGGCTCCATGAGCGGACTGGGCTGTTAG